In Puniceicoccus vermicola, a single genomic region encodes these proteins:
- the ltrA gene encoding group II intron reverse transcriptase/maturase: protein MSSTLLGLREKAGKEPKYRFRSLYREINLPMLYESFYELRRHAATGVDGVSVENYEKDLDGNLRGLLERLVAKRYRAQHVKRRFISKGGGRLRPLGIPALEDKIVQMAASKLLQAIYEADFLDMSKGYRPKRGARDASQELRERLVLERVHWVVEADIEGFFENVDHNWLCRMLEERVDDQAFIRLIRKWLKAGILQEAGEVIHPATGTPQGGIISPVLANIYLHYALDLWVEKVLPKGLRGAHVCMRYADDFVVGFEYGSEAERFFSELPRRMAKFGLSMAADKSAILRFSRCDLEGSGCFAFLGFEFYWARTRKGRVTVKRRTSKKKFRASLSGLKEWMRNNRSRPLKELAVILRRRFAGYFNYYGVIGNSDRLWQYWTLARKIIFRALNRRSQRLSYNWTGFSRMWITLAIPNPHIVEKPFQRSVSWTLSYR, encoded by the coding sequence GTGTCAAGCACCCTGCTCGGACTGAGAGAGAAAGCGGGGAAGGAGCCGAAGTATCGGTTTCGTTCTCTGTATCGAGAGATCAACCTGCCGATGCTGTACGAGAGCTTTTACGAGCTTCGTCGCCACGCGGCCACGGGAGTGGACGGTGTGAGCGTGGAGAACTACGAGAAGGACTTGGACGGGAATCTGCGTGGGTTGTTGGAGCGTCTGGTCGCCAAGCGGTATCGGGCCCAGCACGTAAAGAGGCGGTTTATCTCCAAGGGCGGCGGTAGGCTGCGGCCTTTGGGCATACCCGCGTTGGAAGATAAGATCGTTCAGATGGCCGCGAGCAAGTTGCTGCAAGCAATTTACGAAGCGGACTTTCTGGATATGAGTAAAGGGTATCGGCCGAAGCGGGGAGCGCGCGATGCGAGCCAGGAACTGCGCGAACGACTCGTTCTCGAACGAGTGCACTGGGTAGTGGAGGCGGACATCGAGGGGTTCTTCGAGAACGTCGATCACAACTGGCTGTGTCGGATGCTGGAGGAGCGGGTGGACGATCAAGCGTTCATTCGTCTAATCCGCAAGTGGCTCAAAGCCGGAATCCTGCAAGAGGCCGGTGAAGTGATCCACCCGGCAACGGGAACCCCGCAAGGGGGGATCATCTCGCCTGTTCTGGCCAACATCTACCTGCACTACGCATTGGACCTGTGGGTGGAGAAGGTCTTGCCGAAAGGTCTTCGGGGGGCGCACGTCTGCATGCGCTATGCAGATGACTTTGTCGTCGGATTCGAATATGGCAGCGAGGCCGAGCGGTTCTTTTCGGAACTGCCACGCCGAATGGCCAAGTTCGGGTTGAGCATGGCCGCTGACAAGAGTGCCATCCTGAGGTTCAGTCGGTGCGATCTCGAAGGCAGTGGCTGTTTTGCCTTTCTGGGATTCGAGTTCTACTGGGCTCGGACCCGCAAGGGTCGGGTCACCGTCAAACGGCGAACGTCCAAGAAGAAGTTCAGGGCTTCGCTCTCCGGGCTTAAAGAATGGATGCGGAATAACCGGAGTCGGCCTCTGAAGGAACTGGCTGTCATCCTCCGGCGTAGGTTTGCCGGTTACTTCAACTACTACGGAGTGATCGGGAACTCGGACCGCCTTTGGCAGTACTGGACTCTGGCGCGGAAGATTATCTTCCGTGCCCTGAACCGCCGCAGCCAAAGACTCAGCTACAACTGGACGGGGTTCTCCCGGATGTGGATTACCCTCGCTATCCCTAACCCTCATATCGTAGAAAAACCCTTCCAACGATCCGTCTCATGGACTCTCTCCTACAGATGA